CCCAAATTTAAAAACATAAGCAAATTATAAGCGCCCCGGATGGCAGTGATACCCTGGAATATCTATACCCTATGAACAAGCACCTGTATTGGCTCTTACCCGGGAAGAGACCAATACAGGTGCATTTGTAAATGGGTTTAGATATGAAGCGTATAAACGGACAGCCGGAAATGGCGCCCAAAGTATATTTTCAATAAGGTAATTAATTGATATTTATGTAATAATATTCTATATTGCTGAATCAGTGACAGTTAACTGTTTAAATATCAACATAATAAGCTTTATGTATTTATTGTAGTTTCAATTGATATATTCACTAACTTTGCAGCCTTAAAAATCAAACCCTGAAAATTGTTCAGGGTCTATATTTGACTTTATGGAACAAGACATTAGAAACATCGCAATTATTGCGCACGTTGACCACGGTAAGACTACTTTGGTTGATAAAATCATTCACCATTGTCAGGCAATGGACACTCGTAAAGAGACTGGGGATTTAATTTTGGATAGTAATGATTTGGAACGTGAGCGTGGTATTACGATTACTTCAAAAAACATTTCTGTACAATACAAAGGCTACAAAATTAATATTATTGATACTCCCGGTCACTCCGATTTTGGTGGAGAGGTTGAGCGTGTATTAAATATGTCTGATGGTGTACTGCTTTTAGTTGACGCTTTTGAAGGTGCTATGCCACAAACAAGATTTGTACTTCAAAAAGCTATTGACCTAAAGTTGAAACCTATTGTTGTTGTAAATAAAGTTGATAAAGAAAACTGTACTCCGGATCTTGTTCACGAACAGGTTTTTGATCTTATGTTCAACTTAGGTGCTGATGAGTGGCAATTGGACTTTCCAACCGCTTACGGATCGGCTAAAAACAACTGGATGAGCGAAGATTGGACAGAGCAGACGGATAATATAGAGCCTTTACTTGATATGGTAATTGAGCACATTCCTGCTCCAAAAGTTGATTTTGGTGCATTGCAAATGCTTATTACTTCTATCGATTTCTCTTCTTTTACCGGTCGTATAGCTATTGGTCGTATCCAAAGAGGCGAGCTTCTTGAAGGGCAGCAGATAATGTTGGTAAAACGCGATGGTTCTCATGTACGCTCTAAAGTGAAAGAACTTTATGCTTTTGAAGGTCTGGGACGTAAAAGGGTTGAAAAAGTTGAAGCAGGAGATATTTGTGCTTTGTCGGGAATAGAAGGTTTTGAAATTGGTGATACAATTGCCGATCTTGAAAATCCTGAAGCTCTTGCAACAATTGATATTGATGAGCCTACAATGAGTATGTTGTTTACAATTAATGATTCTCCATTCTTCGGAAAAGAGGGTAAATATGTAACATCCCGTCATATTAAGGAACGTCTGGAAAGAGAAACTGAGAAAAACCTGGCTCTTAGAGTTGAACCCGGAACTTCTGCCGATAAATTTATTGTATCAGGACGTGGTATTCTTCACCTTTCGGTATTGATAGAAACAATGCGTCGCGAGGGTTACGAATTACAAATTGGTCAGCCACAGGTTATTATTAAAGAAATCGATGGTAAAAAACACGAGCCAATTGAAGATTTAACTATCGATGTACCGGAAGAGTATTCAGGTAAAATTGTAGAGATGGTTACTGTTCGTAAAGGAGAAATGACCAGTATGGCTCCAAAAGGGGATCGTATGGTGTTAGAATTCTCTATTCCTTCTCGTGGACTTATAGGAATGAGAAACCAGGCTTTAACGGCTACTGCCGGTGAGGCAATTGTAACACACCGCTTTAGCGAATTCCAGCCTGTTAAAGGTGAAATTCCGGAGCGTAACAATGGTTCTATTATTTCTACCGATCAGGGTAATGCTATTCCTTATTCGTTAGATAAATTACAGGATAGAGGTAAGTTCTTCGTTCCGCCAAACGCACCTATCTACGAAGGTCAGGTTATTGGTATGAACACAAGAGCCGATGACATGACAGTGAACATTACTAAGACAAAAAAGATGTCGAACGTACGTTCTTCGGGAGCTGATGATAAAATTAAGCTTGCACCACCAATTATATTCACCCTTGAAGAGGCTTTAGAGTATATCCAGAAGGATGAGTATGTGGAAGTTACTCCGGAAAGTATAAGACTTAGAAAGATATTTTTGAAAGAGCACGAAAGAAAACGTGCCGCAGGTAAATAATATCGATATAACCGACCACCATACCCTCTCAGTAATACTTATACAGTAGATAATGAGAGGGTATTTTTTTTGAAGAAAGCTATTGCTACATATTTTTGTTTTCCATATTTTCGCAGCAAAACAAAGTAAATTGACAGATAATTTTAAACATAAAGGTAAGAGAAATCAACTGGCTGAGCTGCTGAAGGATAAAGGTATTGAGGACGAAAGAGTGCTTAATGCCATCAGAAAAGTTCCCAGACATTTGTTTCTGGATTCAAGTTTCGAAGATCATGCATATCAGAACAAAGCATTTCCAATAGGGGCGGAGCAAACAATTTCTCACCCTTATACTGTAGCATTCCAAAGTCAGTTATTGGATATTCATCCGGGAGACAAGGTATTGGAAATTGGAACAGGTTCGGGATACCAAACGGCTGTTTTGCTGGAGATGGGGGCAAAGGTTTATACAATTGAGCGTCAGAAAGAACTATTCGACAGTACAAAGGTTCTTTTGCGTAAACTGCGATATAATCCCGCATATTTGACTTTTGGGGATGGTTACAAAGGATTACCAACCTACGGTCCATTCGATAAAATTATAGTAACGGCAGGAGCGCCGTATATTCCAAATCCTCTGTTAAAACAGCTAAAAATTAATGGAACGCTAATAATACCTGTAGGAGTGAAAGAACAGGAAATGACTACTATTTTCAGGATTAGTGATACTGAATATGATAAAATGGAGTTTGGTTCTTTTAAGTTTGTTCCTATGTTGGAGAATAAGAATTAAACAGGTGCAATACTAAATAAACGTCATTCCGACTGTGGTGAAACTAAACCTTTAGGTTCAGCTAGGCTAAAATGGAGGAATCTCATGATTGTTTCTACAAACATTTATGAGATGTCTCCACTTCGCTATCGCTACGGTCGACATGACGTACTATTTTACTTGTATAATTGGACGCAAGTTTTTTACAAACCTATCTTTTCATTTGTCATTTTAATGATCTCAGTTTCCAAAGCAATTGTTTTATCTTCAATATCCTGAGCTTTAGCCAGCATAGAATCTACAAAATCTTTATCGTCGAAACCGGCACAGTTAATTTTTACATTCATAAATGCTCCCATAACCGCAGTTCTGGCACATAGAGCCCCAACGCCTGCATCTGTTACCGAATTCGGATTTCCGATTTCTACCATAGCCTTCATTACCTCCATACTTTCGTACGAAGTCTTCATTACTTCGAAAGGTGTTTCTATCGCGTACTTTGTAGCATCGGCGATAGCCTGTTTTCTGATAGCTTTTTCTTCGTCACTTCCTTTTGCCAATCGGAAAGCATCCATTATTTTATTGAAGGCATTTGTATCTTCGTCTACCAGCTTTAAAAGCTTATCGTTAAAAGCCTGACCTTTTTCAGCCCATTTAGAGAATTCTTCCCATTTGTCGTCCCAACCTGCTTTATGTGATGATAAATTAGCAACCATTGTCCCCAATGACACTCCTAAAGCGCCTACATAAGCAGAAATAGATCCACCACCCGGAGCAGGACTCTCAGAAGCTGTTTCGTAAGCAAACTCAGTTAGGTCCATGTTGATTAACTGTTTTTCTCTTCCCTGAGCCATCTTATACTCAATAATTTTTTCCTGAGGATCGAAAGGGGCAAGCTCATCAAGTCCTAATGATTTTACAGCTATTTTTATTATTTCAGAATCAGAAATCCCTGCAGAACGTCTTTGTTTATTGAGGAAGTACTTTCCTGCATCAAGTAAAGCTTGAAGCGGAACCAATCCTACTAATTCTGATCCTGTAACTCTAACTCCCCGTTCATCAGCCGATTTTACTGTCTCCTCAAATGCTTTATGGATAGAAGTAATTGTAATATCAGTTAGGTTGTATGATATTTGTGCAACACCGTATTCAGGAATAAACCAACCGATACCTTTTACGGCTTTCAGTTTACCAGGTTCCCTAACAAAGTTTCCATTTTCGTCTTTAACCTTTTTACCGGTTATAGGGTTTCCTTCTCTTTTAAAGCGGCCTAATTCACGATTATCGAACGCAATGGCATTTGCCCGACGTGTAGATGTAGTGTTTAGGTTTACATTGTAGGCAACAAGGAAGTTACGGGCTCCAATATTTACAGCTCCAAATCTTCTTGCTTTATCAGTAAATTCTGCAGGTCCGAAATCAGGCTTATAACTCGAATCAATTTTCTTAGCTAAACCTTCATATTCGCCGGCGCGGTTCTTTGCAAGATTTTTTCGACCTTCTTCTTTTGCGGCAAACTCATAAAAATACCCGGGAAGCCCAAGTTCTTTTCCAACTCTTTCTCCAAGTTTATGTGCATATTCAACCGTTTCTTCCATGCTTATATTGGCAATAGGAACCAACGGACATACATCGGTAGCTCCCATACGCGGGTGTTCGCCGGAATGTTTGCTCATATCAATAAGTTCAGAAGCTTTCTTTATCAGGAGAAAAGCCGCCTCAATTACGGGCTCCGGTTCACCAACAAAAGTAATCACCGTACGGTTTGTCGCTTTACCGGGATCTACATCCAGGAGTTTTACTCCATCAACAGTTTCAACTACTTCAGTTACCTGTTTAATTACATTTTCATCGCGTCCTTCCGATATATTTGGAACGCACTCTATAATTTTCTTCATTCGATAATATATTTGAGGTTTGCCACTTCGACTATAGTTAAGGGCAAGGATTTGATTGAAGTTTGAAGTACAATTTCAACAATATTGAACTTCGAACACCAAACTTCAAACAATTTTATATAATTTTTCCGTTAATTAATACTTTGTCAACTAAATCACTACCAAAAGAGTAGGGGATTCGTGCATAAGAACTCAGTGGTTTTGTAATAATTAAATTAGCTTTTTTACCTTTAGTAATTGATCCCAATTCATTTTGTACTCCCATTGCGTATGCCGAATTCATTGTTGCAGCATTTATAGCCTCTTCAGGTGTCATTTTTAGCTTTATACACGCAAGTGATACCGTAAAAGCCATTTTTCCG
The sequence above is drawn from the Bacteroidota bacterium genome and encodes:
- a CDS encoding protein-L-isoaspartate(D-aspartate) O-methyltransferase is translated as MTDNFKHKGKRNQLAELLKDKGIEDERVLNAIRKVPRHLFLDSSFEDHAYQNKAFPIGAEQTISHPYTVAFQSQLLDIHPGDKVLEIGTGSGYQTAVLLEMGAKVYTIERQKELFDSTKVLLRKLRYNPAYLTFGDGYKGLPTYGPFDKIIVTAGAPYIPNPLLKQLKINGTLIIPVGVKEQEMTTIFRISDTEYDKMEFGSFKFVPMLENKN
- the typA gene encoding translational GTPase TypA — protein: MEQDIRNIAIIAHVDHGKTTLVDKIIHHCQAMDTRKETGDLILDSNDLERERGITITSKNISVQYKGYKINIIDTPGHSDFGGEVERVLNMSDGVLLLVDAFEGAMPQTRFVLQKAIDLKLKPIVVVNKVDKENCTPDLVHEQVFDLMFNLGADEWQLDFPTAYGSAKNNWMSEDWTEQTDNIEPLLDMVIEHIPAPKVDFGALQMLITSIDFSSFTGRIAIGRIQRGELLEGQQIMLVKRDGSHVRSKVKELYAFEGLGRKRVEKVEAGDICALSGIEGFEIGDTIADLENPEALATIDIDEPTMSMLFTINDSPFFGKEGKYVTSRHIKERLERETEKNLALRVEPGTSADKFIVSGRGILHLSVLIETMRREGYELQIGQPQVIIKEIDGKKHEPIEDLTIDVPEEYSGKIVEMVTVRKGEMTSMAPKGDRMVLEFSIPSRGLIGMRNQALTATAGEAIVTHRFSEFQPVKGEIPERNNGSIISTDQGNAIPYSLDKLQDRGKFFVPPNAPIYEGQVIGMNTRADDMTVNITKTKKMSNVRSSGADDKIKLAPPIIFTLEEALEYIQKDEYVEVTPESIRLRKIFLKEHERKRAAGK
- the ftcD gene encoding glutamate formimidoyltransferase; this translates as MKKIIECVPNISEGRDENVIKQVTEVVETVDGVKLLDVDPGKATNRTVITFVGEPEPVIEAAFLLIKKASELIDMSKHSGEHPRMGATDVCPLVPIANISMEETVEYAHKLGERVGKELGLPGYFYEFAAKEEGRKNLAKNRAGEYEGLAKKIDSSYKPDFGPAEFTDKARRFGAVNIGARNFLVAYNVNLNTTSTRRANAIAFDNRELGRFKREGNPITGKKVKDENGNFVREPGKLKAVKGIGWFIPEYGVAQISYNLTDITITSIHKAFEETVKSADERGVRVTGSELVGLVPLQALLDAGKYFLNKQRRSAGISDSEIIKIAVKSLGLDELAPFDPQEKIIEYKMAQGREKQLINMDLTEFAYETASESPAPGGGSISAYVGALGVSLGTMVANLSSHKAGWDDKWEEFSKWAEKGQAFNDKLLKLVDEDTNAFNKIMDAFRLAKGSDEEKAIRKQAIADATKYAIETPFEVMKTSYESMEVMKAMVEIGNPNSVTDAGVGALCARTAVMGAFMNVKINCAGFDDKDFVDSMLAKAQDIEDKTIALETEIIKMTNEKIGL